The following are from one region of the Gadus chalcogrammus isolate NIFS_2021 chromosome 19, NIFS_Gcha_1.0, whole genome shotgun sequence genome:
- the gxylt1b gene encoding glucoside xylosyltransferase 1 yields the protein MRRYIRALFLCTVFAVFSGWYFYSKLFNTDLSLRQHDADAGRVHISSRIQGPRMGPADKTAAEKPHWYHRYIMRQQGADSPPSQAEAPSMHLAVVACGDRMEETLTMVKSAVLLSSGSLRLHIFAEEQLHVGFRDKLGSWPAAVRSRFRYTLYPISFAGDQAAEWKKLFKPCASQRLFLPLILTDVDSLVYVDSDVVFLRPPERLWALLSHFNASQLAGVAPEHEEPRVAWYNRFARHPFYGATGINSGVMLMNLTRIRSAYFKNDLTSVGLRWEELLMPLLQKYKLNITWGDQDLLNIIFHYNPDYLLEFPCKWNYRPDHCIYGINCASAEQDGVHILHGNRGVFHNLKQPAFKAVYDAIRQYSFGADPNAGLLAPLEAALLKTTNTYCGKSHALLTKTLAQNLDRVNKNIPPPLGTT from the exons ATGCGGCGTTACATCCGTGCACTCTTCCTGTGCACGGTGTTTGCCGTCTTTTCGGGTTGGTACTTCTACAGTAAGCTATTCAACACGGACCTCTCTCTCAGACAACATGATGCCGATGCTGGCAGAGTTCATATCTCGTCTCGGATCCAAGGTCCCAGGATGGGACCTGCAGACAAAACAGCAGCGGAGAAGCCCCACTGGTATCATAG GTACATCATGCGCCAGCAAGGGGCCGATAGTCCTCCCAGCCAGGCCGaggctcccagcatgcacctggcGGTAGTTGCCTGCGGCGACCGGATGGAGGAGACCCTCACCATGGTGAAGTCTGCCGTCCTCCTGAGCTCCGGGAGCCTCCGCCTGCACATCTTTGCAGAAGAGCAGCTTCACGTCGGCTTCAGGGATAAG ctgggcTCGTGGCCTGCGGCGGTGCGCTCCCGGTTCCGCTACACCCTGTACCCCATCAGCTTCGCCGGCGACCAGGCGGCCGAGTGGAAGAAGCTCTTCAAGCCCTGCGCCTCCCAGAGACTCTTCCTGCCC CTGATCCTGACGGACGTGGACTCCCTGGTGTACGTGGACTCGGACGTCGTGTTCCTGCGGCCCCCCGAGCGGCTGTGGGCCCTGCTGTCGCACTTCAACGCCTCCCAGCTGGCGGGCGTGGCCCCCGAGCACGAGGAGCCCCGCGTCGCCTGGTACAACCGCTTCGCCCGCCACCCCTTCTACGGCGCCACCGGCATCAACTCGGGCGTCATGCTGATGAACCTCACGCGCATACGCAGCGCCTACTTTAAG aaTGACTTGACCTCGGTGGGTCTGCGTTGGGAGGAGCTGCTGATGCCCCTcctgcagaaatacaaactgaACATCACCTGGGGGGACCAGGACCTGCTCAACATCATCTTCCACTACAACCCTG ACTACCTCCTTGAGTTTCCGTGTAAGTGGAACTACCGCCCCGACCACTGCATCTACGGCATCAACTGTGCCTCGGCGGAGCAAGATGGCGTCCACATCCTGCACGGGAACCGCGGCGTCTTCCACAACCTGAAGCAGCCTGCCTTCAAGGCCGTGTACGACGCCATCCGCCAG TACTCCTTTGGCGCCGACCCCAACGCCGGCCTCCTGGCCCCGCTGGAGGCAGCGCTGTTGAAGACCACCAACACCTACTGTGGTAAATCCCACGCCCTGCTCACCAAGACGCTCGCCCAGAACCTCGACCGCGTCAATAAGAACATCCCACCCCCGCTGGGCACGACATGA